TAGCGACATACaggtatttttttaatattccgtagtaaaaccgtagcaatatatatactttttatttttatttttttaatatttcacAGTAAAACCTATTtctaataaatacaaaatcaatgcaatatttaaattaataatcatctcaaaatcaaactaataaaatatcataaaggATACCTGTTAGTGTAATAAATTCataaacatctaaataaaaatcttagaacaatatataataagtacAAAACATGTATTTAGGGTGGAGACGAGGAACGGGGGAACGACCCTGAGGATGATTGGAAGAATTTCATAAGCTGAGAAATTTGTTGTTGCATTTCCAACTGCCTAGTCTCCATTTCTGCTTCTTTTCGTCGTCGCTCCTGCACCTCAGCCTGTAGAGTAGCTTGTAGAGTAGCCTCTCTCTGTTGTGTCTGCTCTAACTCTGTCTGGAGCTGTGCAATCTGAGCTGAGACTGCTGCTGAAGGAAATTGAGACGAGCACCTCGAATGAGTTTGGATTTGGACCTCATATTTCCTAGTCATCAAAAGTCTTTTAGATAATAGTATTTGGTGTTTATTATGACACTTAAAAGCTTTCTAGATAATATAACTTAATGTTATCTATGAATGCGTAtttcctccaaaaaaaaaaacatgtattTCTGCCTCAAAAGAAACATAAATAATGTATAagtcaaattaaaatatttccTCAAAAGAGAGCATATATTGATGTGTTCAAATATAAAAACATGCATCTTtgcctctcccccaccggcaatttcaaataaatagatATGCATATTtgcctctcccccaccggcaatttcaaataaataaacatgTATTTCtgcctctcccccaccggcaatttcaaataaataaacatgTATTTCTGCTTCTCCCCCACCggcaatttcaaataaataaaacactaACCTGGACACAATGATGTAAGAGCACAACGACGATGGCACAGCAGCTAGCAATTGGCAAACGGGCACAGGACAAGACTAAAAcagaaaaaattaaatcaaaacacAGATAGTCCGACCAAATAAGCAAATACAACACAAACCATTCTTTTCATTACTTGAATTTAAAAAACACTAAACCTACAAGCCtattttagtattattattGAATTGCATTACTTGATTATAGTTACTTCACACACTGTACATCACATTGTCATTCAGCAGAATTAGATATGGTTTTGACATATATGGAAGTTATTAGACTTGGGCTTTATATATATGAAGTGAGAAAATCAGTACATAGGTCTAAAAGATTTCTGGAGTACCAGTGAATAACTTGAAAGAAGCAGGCAACGATCTTTTCTCTTTGGCCCAGAAAACACCAGATTTCTTTGAGTGATAAAGTCCAGGATCAATAATTATAGGCCTAGTTCTTTGGTATCCGCAAATAACAAACAAAGACCAAATACAGTTGAATTGGAAAGCCATTTCAGCAAATGTAAGGCCGATGGAGACAAGTTAAGGGCATAAGTCCAGTGCTCACTCTTTCCAACCAAAGTCACTAGTATGCTCAAGGAAATTCAGATCCCTGCAGCAAATTCAGATCCATTCAGCAGCTTCGGCTTGAGCAGAAGCCTTACCTTCTGTCACCCGTCTCAGTGCCTTGGCAACGGCTAAAACCATATTTAATCAAATTAGTATCAACATATTGCTCCAATAGTAGCATATAGATAACAAATGATTAATCTAAAGACTCACTTCTCAAAGCCTCAGAGAACTCAATCAGATTATCTTCGATTCCTTGGAGAGGAGGCTGTTGAATAAGTTCCTCTATAGATTTTTCTGAGCTCAAAACTGAGGTAGAATCTAGACAGCCATACTCAGCAAACCTTCGAGCACATTTGGGTCCTCGAACCTGCAAAAAGTTGGCATTCAATCCTCAGAAAGTAGGCTCTATGTCGAAATAGAAAAGGGAAAATGAGAGAGAAGTTGGGAAGAAACAGATGCATCAACTCAAGCAAACATGATTGTCTCAAGTATTAATGTTTCAAAAAGTGAAAAGTGGTGATCATGGTGGCAGAGGTTGATAATTATAACATAACTTGTGTATTAACAGGTTAAAGAATTGTGGGAAAAAGGAACACAATAGCAGAATATGTATCATGGCAGTACAATACTACTTTAAGTTCTTCTCCCTTCTCAACTTCATTTTTGTGACCCCAAGTATTTCTGTTCCAAATTCGAAAGTACATCTGAGTTTTGCGGCTTCCCTTCTCATTTATACTCTAAAGTCTCATTATCCCAATACCAAAAGCCAAAACCAGAGTGTTACTTTTAAAAGAACACATTCAACTGCAGGGTGATAACACTACCAAAAGAAGCTAGGCTATTTCAAAACTGCAGTTTTTGAAACAAAACATCCTACATCGATCAATAATACAGAGGATGGCTCAAATATTACTAATAAAAGCCATGCCGCCTGATATGCTCTTTACTCCTTAGGAATCAGCATACCCAAAAATCACTCACAGGCTTATTCCAATTGAACCGAGGTTGTTCGGACAATATCAAAGATCAATTGAGCTAGCAATTCAATATGAGTAATCTAGTCACTCCATGATTCTAGCTTGAGGGAGATTATACAATTAGATGAAAGAAGTAGCAACCTCAGAATTAAGTGATCAACCCACAcccacacaaacacacacaaaaagcaTCATAATTCACCAACAATCACCCAAACTAAACTTAGGAACTGAATATGATCGTAATGCTTCTAAGTTCTATTCTTCTCCCAACGATTGATAGAGGACATAATCTCAGTAGAACAACACATAATATGTTCACATTTTTAAATAATCCGAACACACAAAAAGGAGGAATAAATAAACACCTGGCTGAGAGCGCAGTGGAAAACGAGAGTATCCTTGCCTTTGGTAGCTTCAACGAGATTTGGTAATTTATCCAAAAACCGAGGTAAAATTTACCAAAAAAACAAGTAGAGTAGTAGTTCACGATTATCGGTCTTCAGATCTATAAAACAATAACCAGACAACGATTATCATTGTTCCAGCCCTAACTGAAATGAAATAGGAGACAAAAGGCTCACCATTGTTCCAGCAATGGCAATAGCAACTGAAGGCGACGATGGGGAGAAGATGCAGAGATAGACGGCGGATATCGGAGAGGGTGGCGGGGAAGACGGCGGAGATCGAAGCGCGCGGCGGGGAGATCGACGGCAAAGGGGCCAGGAGCTTATTTCAGAAATGGACGGCAAAGGGGCGGGAGCTGCACTTCTTCCGATTGAGATTAATGTGATAGACGACTATTTagaaaattcaataaatattaaCGACTCTTTAACTACGGAAAtctaatttagaaaataaaacaaaaaattcaaCATATTTTAACTACTATTTAGCTacggaataataattttaattaataaaataaaaattcagtaTATTTTAACGACAATTTAGCTACggaataaaaattttaataaataaaatgaaaattcaattTATATCAACGACTATTTAGCTAcggaatattaattttaattaataaaaagaaaaaattcaataaatattaaCGACTCCTTAACTACGGAAAgttaatttagaaaataaaacaaaaaattcaaCATATTTTAACTACTATTTAGCTacggaataataattttaattaataaaatgaaaattcagtAT
The genomic region above belongs to Salvia miltiorrhiza cultivar Shanhuang (shh) chromosome 5, IMPLAD_Smil_shh, whole genome shotgun sequence and contains:
- the LOC130986585 gene encoding NAD(H) kinase 1-like; the encoded protein is MVRGPKCARRFAEYGCLDSTSVLSSEKSIEELIQQPPLQGIEDNLIEFSEALRILSCARLPIASCCAIVVVLLHHCVQQQSQLRLHSSRQS